The Clarias gariepinus isolate MV-2021 ecotype Netherlands chromosome 3, CGAR_prim_01v2, whole genome shotgun sequence DNA window GCATCGTAATGTGTTTTCTTCTGCATGTGAGCCACAAAAATCACCGCCGATTGTTAAAAGCTCAGAGCTACGGTTGCTTGGTAATCGTTCTGCAAGTAATGAAATGTCTGGTGGGTTAGGCATAAAGCTAGTCCTAAATGTGGTGAGGATAGAcaggcttgtttttttattgtcttgcCCCGGGTCATTTTATCTCGCAGTGTTAGGCCTGGAAGCAGAGAAATTCTGGCTCTCAGCCTAAAAATGTAGCATTGGTGCAATCTGTTCCTTAATTAAATGAGTTGAATGCTGCTGTTTATAaaccttttctttcttcttgttTAGTTTCTCTTTCTCCTGAATCTGAgtcacaggcagtaaggatttTGAGGGATACTGGAGCCATGCAGACTTTGATTCTGGAAGAGATGCTTCCTTTCTCAGCGGAGTCATATACAGGTAGTGATGTGTTAATTCGAGAATGTGAGATGGGATGTATTAATGTTCCCCTCCATAGGGTGTATTTGGAGTCTGATCTAGTAACAGGACCAGTGACGGTGGCTGTGTGTTCCCGCTTGCCTGTAGATTGAGTCAGTCTGATCCTGGGGAATGAGCATGCTGGTGTTAAGGTTTTTCCTAGACCTATTGTAACTTACAAGCCTAGTATTTATGAGTTACCTGACCTGTCTACCGAATTCTCTACCGTATTTTCTGCCTGTGCTATAACAAGTGACCAGTCTAAAAAGTCTAACATCTTTGTTGATCTTTCAGACACTATCCTTTCCTCTCAACATGATTATGACAAATGTGAGGTGAGTGTGGTGCCTGAAGTTGTGTCAAAATTGACTAAACTAAGTACCTTGCCAGATCTTACTTTTAAGGTTTGCAGGGAGGATTTGATTGCTGCTCAGACCTCTGATCCTTCCCTGGCCCCTTGCATTAAGACCGCGGTGGACATTATGCAGGTGCCAGATGCTAGGGTAGCATATTATTGGGAGAATGGAGTGCTGATGCGCAAGTGGCAGGCGCAATGTTCTGATGCGAAGTGGCAAGAAGTTCATCAAATTGTGATACCGTCCAATTACCATTTGCAGGTTCTTCAGCTCGCTCATGCAAGTGCCCCATCGGGACATTTGGGTGTGACAAAAACCTTTCATCATGTCTCTAAATATTTCTTTTGGCTTGGATTGAAATCATCTGTTTCCAAATTCGTTCGTTCCTGTCATAGTTGTCAATTGGCGGGCAATCCAAACCAAATCATTCCCCCAGCTCCGCTTATTCCGATACAAGTTATTGGTGAGCCGTTCGAACGATTAATCATCGACTGCGTAGGGCCTTTGCCTAAGTCAAAGTCAGGGAATCAGTACATATTGAGATCTCATCAGACACTTAAGTCCATGCTTCGAAAGTTTTGCATTGCGACCGGTAAGGATTGGGTGGAAGGTTTCCCTTTGATCATGTTCGCTGTAAGGGAGAGTGTTCAGGAATCGCTGGGTTTTAGTCCAGCAGAACTGGTTTTTGGACATACAGTGGAGAGGTCCCCTTAAATTGCTTCGTGAGCACTTGTTGTGTCAAAATCCTTCTCCAGTGTCTATCCTTGATTATGTTAGTTCCTTTCGTGAGCAGCTTAATAAAGCATGTGAGATTGCCCGCGCTCATCTGGAAAACTCCTAAGACTAGGATGAAAGCCCAGTATGACCTTAAGAGTGTAGTACGTACTTTTCAGCCTGGTAACTTTGTGCTTGTCTTACTTTCTGTTCCTGGATCAGCCCTACAGGCTAGGTTTACCGGTCCTTACACAATTGAAAGAAAACTTGGTGATACCAATTACCTTGTTGGTACTCCTGACTGCAAGCGAAAGAGTAGAGTATGTCACGGGAACATGCTAAAGGCTTATGTGGCCCGTAACCAGCCTCAAGATAATTCCACTTTAAACTAGTCTGTGTCTACTGTAGTTATGCCATCACTATATAATCCtgtcatattttaaaaattaccaTACTTTTTGTGTGGTGAAGGTGTTACGTCCTTGGacgtatttgtttttttccctctatctctctctcttacctCTCTGCTCACAAGTAGGAGGAAATACCTACCACCTGACATTGATTGGCTGTGCCCACTGATTGGAGGATGAGAGAGAGCAGTTGGGATTTAAACAGCATTGCTAACACGGCTCAGGGTGGCTGTGAGTGTCAGAGCATGCTGTGAGGATCCTTTCTGGATCCACTTTTTGGTCCTATGAATTCTCTTGCTGCTTTTGTTGATTTGTACTTTTGTTAAGTTGGCTTTGAGTGGAATTGTGTTAATTTACCTCTATGTATTCTTATCATTAAGAAAACTAGTCTTTGTAAGTTATTGTTTGTTCTTTATGAGGCCTTAAGTTTTTGTAACTGTTAATTTAGTTTGGGGTTTAGTAGAGAGGGGGTGCCATTTTTGTTCAAGTCGGtttcttttctgtttgttaGTTAAGGGGTTAGGGTATTTTGATgtacttttgtttctttttcttttggcgGGTTAGTTAAATTCTGAACACCAGTTAtaggtgtttttgtttgttgttttggcctAAGCCCCCTCAAAGTTTTTAAAACCCTGTTTATAGCCTCCTAACAATAAATGTTAagtttttctcttatttctgttgcaatgtgtgtttaatttgtTCCTATGAAGGTTGTTGATGGTCAGCGGTGCTACCACAGCTTCCGCTTTATTTTGTTGCATGCCGTTTCTCCCTAGATGTAAGAATAATTTGGGCTATGATAATTTGAATTACTATGggcaacaccaattagcctaacctgcatgtctttggactttggtgtaaggaaacccaccaatcacagggagaGCATGCGAACCtaatacacacagaccctgaggtgggaatcgaaaccagacactggaggtgcaagggcgaaggtgctaaccactaagccactgtgctgccattgTGTAACTAAtcataatgaaattaaatacagtGTAACTAGTAATAAAGAAATTGCTCACTAAGTAACCAACAATGAAAATGCATTAGTATGTCGCTAATAACATTTAAACCCTTTTAATTTGTAACCGATAAAATGGTTTAACCAGTAATAAACTTGACTGTTCAAAATTGCTCAGTAACTAACTGGTCAGCAGAGGGCGCTCTTACTGCACGCTCAGGCGTTAGCGCGGCGCGCCCATAAAAAGACAAGCAGCATGCTTTTCCCATGTGTTCACGGTTTATTCATAGCACCACCGAATGTCCGTGTGCAACCGCACCTCAGCTGCTTCCTTCTCGAATTTCTCAATGGTTCTCTTGTCGATTCCTCCGCATTTGTAGATCAGGTGGCCGGTGGTGGTGGATTTGCCGGAGTCGACGTGACCAATAACCACGATGTTGATGTGGATTTTTTCCTTACCCATATTGGCGATTTACTGTGGAGAAACACGGGTTTCGTTAGTGACATGAGAAGTTGTGTTAAAACGACACGATTTCTTTAGAACGGTCAAAATGACTGGCGCTTCAACGTCAATGTGGCGTTCTGTAGTGATCCGTATTTGAGATAATggcgtgtatatatatttatatatatataaactacgAGCTTAGAAATCAACCCAAGTAGCTCAAACAGGTTCGCTAATTTTGCAGCGTTTTTTTATCGTCATTGAGAGAATATTAAAACCATGGAACATGCGTTAAAGGAACTGTACTGGGGTCCGGATTTCCTGCCACCTGTACAAGCACATTTCCAGTCTTGCGAGTTTGATTTATATCCGGAATTAGGGAAAGACAGATTAACAGGTTCCTCGGTTTTTTAGTATTAACCCCTCCCCTCCCGTGTACAAGAGTGATCAAAGGAAACTGTGACTCAGCCCGGCTCCCCCACCCTCTCTTTTATCCTCCATGTTGAGCCGTTGGAGctcgtgtgtgcgcgcgccggCCATGTTGTTTAAAGCACTGGCATAAACCCGCCAGCGCGCGCGCCCTCAATGACAATATCGCGCACAAATACGCTTTAATACAGAGGAGAAAACAAGCGTTTCACTCTGCTGTCTATTATACCCGCTATCTTAAGTATCCCCACAGcgtattacatttaaataataaatcaaatacgGTTTAACTACATACATTGTAAcatgtgtaattaaaataaaaattagattGAAATCCAAAAATCACTCCTCTATATTCAATCAGCCCCCCTCAAAAggttcattagctgtaagcctaGTAACTTACCAAATCCCTGCAGGCCTGAACAACCCAAAGTAAAGCTGGATAAAAAGGACCGAGTCACACTGACCGTCCTAATTTATACTGCTTCGTCAAGTTAGGGAGGGTACCAGGGCCTGGACACTTGATCTATGATACGAATAAAACTGGGGTATCATTGGTTGGCACAGCAGGCATACGCAGTCATGATTGGACATAAATTTAAAACCATCAGAATCACAGCAGACAAGACAGCTGAGCTGCACCAGCAGTTTCCATACAAATAAAtggaggaaagaaaagaaaagcatacACGTTGTGCAATTTTTAATACCTTTATTAATTTCTCAGCAGCTTTCTTTCCAATTTTAACTGTGGCAACAGGTGCAGATCTAAACCATTCAACTCAAATTAACAACTGAAAGATGCTATCTGTCAAACAGTGAAGCCACAACAATTATCCTTTCCTGCGAAAATTTTTCCGATGAGTTTTAATCAGCATTAGCCAGTCCTTGAGTAGAGTGCCCAGGTTTAGAGAAATTCCAGGAAATGGGGAAGGACGCCCCACCACCTTTAAAACAACTGGAATGAGAATTCACTTGGTCTTGGCAGCCTTCTGTGCAGACTTTGTGACCTTGCCAGCACCAGCAGCCTTCTTCTCAACACTCTTGATGACGCCGACAGCTACGGTCTGCCTCATGTCACGCACAGCAAAACgacctaaaaaaaacataaggggAACAAAGCGTTAGTCAGGTCATAAAAAAACGAAACAGTAAAAGTCTCCCATTATGCAACAAGTATGTTGGAATACTTACCAAGAGGAGGATAGGTGGAGAAGCTCTCAACACACATGGGCTTGCCAGGAATCATTTCAACAATGGCGGCATCTCCAGACTTCAGGCTCTTGGGGTTGTCCTCAAGCTTCTTACCAGAACGACGGTCAATCTTCTCCTTAAGCTCAGCAAACTTGCAGGCAATGTGAGCAGTGTGGCAATCCAGCACTGGAGCGTAGCCCATAGAGATCTGACCAGGGTGGTTTAGGATGATGACCTATAAGGCAAAGACAGACAGGTTAGTCTTCACTAGAACAAGCTTCAGGCTAAAGTAAGACATTTGAAGATGGAGGAAATGGAAGCAGGCCAACCTGAGCATTGAAGCTGCCAGCCTCCATGGGTGGGTCGTTCTTGCTGTCTCCAGCCACGTTACCACGGCGGATGTCCTTCACAGACACGTTCTTCACGTTGAAGCCAACGTTGTCACCAGGGGTCGCCTCAGGGAGGGACTCGTGGTGCATCTCAACAGACTTGACCTCAGTGGTCACGTTGACTGGGGCGAAGGTCACAACCATGCCAGGCTTGAGGACACCAGTCTCCACACGGCCCACGGGTACAGTTCCAATACCTGAAGACATGAACAGCCAAATGAGCCGATTGAAAAAGCCAAAAAGCTTGTACGTCTACTCTTAAAATAAAGTCACAAACCTCCGATTTTGTAGACATCCTGCAGGGGCAGACGAAGAGGCTTGTCAGTAGGCCGGCTTGGGGGCAGGATGGCATCCAGGGCATCCAGGAGAGTGGTGCCACTGGCATTTCCCTCCTTGCGCTCAATCTTCCATCCCTTGAACCATCCCATCTACACCAGAGTAAAAAAAGTCGGAGTTAGCCATCAGAAACCTGTATAACAAGCAgataaacatataacagattTATAGTTAACTCACATTTGTGCTGGGCTCCAGCATGTTGTCTCCATGCCATCCAGAAATTGGGACGAAAGCAACGGCAGCAGGGTTGTACCCAATCTTCTTGATGTAAGCACTGACTTCCTTGGTGATCTCCTCAAAGCGAGCCTGGCTGTATGGGGGCTCGGTGGAGTCCATCTTGTTGACTCCAACGATAAGCTGCTTCACTCCCAGGGTGAAGGCCAGGAGGGCGTGCTCACGGGTCTGTCCGTTCTTGGAAATACCAGCCTCGAACTCACCAACACCACCAGCAACAATCAGCACAGCACAGTCAGcctggaaaagaaacaaaaggggGGGATAAGCTTGTCAATGGTCACAACACTTACCCAGGTTAAGAAAACAGCTAAATGAATCAAAGCACATACCTGTGAGGTACCAGTGATCATGTTCTTGATGAAGTCTCTGTGTCCAGGGGCATCAATGATGGTGATGTAGTACTTGCTGGTCTCGAACTTCCAGAGGGCAATGTCGATTGTGATACCACGCTCACGCTCTGCCTTCAGTTTGTCCAACACCCAGGCGTACTTGAAGGAACCCTTACCCATCTAGAATTAAAGATTAAACTTTATCAGAAAAAGCTTCATGACAAAGCATTGACATTcaaaatgatattaaaattcAGAATGATATTAAAATCTTTAATGAGGCAACAATTTACTCTAAAATCTTTAATTGTTGCCTCATTAAAGATTTTAAGATCATTCGTTGGAGGGGGAAGGGGCTGCAGGCGGGGACCGGCTTACACGCGCAGCCGTGGGCGCCATTACAGCTAACTACGTCACAGCGCATGCGCAAGCCCCTCCCACCCCCACACCCTGCCGGCTCACACGCACCATAACGCGTGCTTCGGGCGCCATCTTGGCTCAAGTGAGTCAGAACTTAAATTTTCATATAAACTGCAACCAACTCACCTCAGCGGCTTCCTTCTCGAACTTCTCGATGGTTCTCTTATCGATGCCTCCACATTTGTAGATCAGATGGCCGGTGGTGGTTGACTTTCCAGAGTCGACGTGGCCGATAACCACGATATTAATGTGGGTCTTTTCCTTTCCCATGATTTCTTAAGTTTCTgtcgaggggaaaaaaataaccatttaaaaggggaaatatttaattaacattttatttcgtCAAGATTCCTTAATGCCTTAATCTTTAACGCCTTACTGAGAAGTAAAGAGAGTCGGGGCCTAACTTAACCTGTAGGCCGGCCACACGCCAGGGAGGGACACGTGTTTAGGGCCACGTAaggtttacagaaaaaaaaaaaaaaagcgaacaAGGCaactaaataaaatgacattttatacaatgtttaagcatttaaatttattttaacatcaaCCGCCAAATTTTAAACACTCACACAGGCCTGAGGGACTCCTAACTGACTCGGAGCCTTTGTTCTGTACGAGGTGAACCGGCAATTATTCAAAAAATGAcgatgaccaattaacaactaAACACGAGTTTCAAGACACACATCGACAAGAAAAATTCTAAATCAACCACAAAACAGCTCATTAAAAAGCGTTTTCAATAAGCCTATCAAACATTCCAACACTACATCATTCTCTACGAAAAAACAACGGAAGTCATTTACATCataactgtaacacacacaaagaacgcTATAAAAGGCATCATTTCTAGGTAGAAAAGGTAAGATCAGGCCATTTAGGAAGCACTTACCAAGGTTTGGCGATTAGTCCGCAGCAGCTGCTCCCCTATGCCAGGTTAACAGAAAGAGACCGAAAAATGCTTGAGACTCGGAATTTATATGCAAGTAGGCGGTCGGGTTTCCTCCCTCCTCCCGCACTGACCCGCAAATCGCACGTATTTTCACAGCAAAATCTCCCCGCCTCGtctctgtgacatcatcaatgTGCTTCACAGATTCCGGGCTTGACCCACTGAAGTTTCATCTAAAACATTTGAAGACAAAAATATGGATGCAATTATGTTTGCATCCCTTGGTTTTTTATAAGACTACTGGATATGATTATCAGAATATATTCTTTATAATGTAAGCATGAAGCATTTTAACTAGACATGTAGAGTAAGCCTTTGTGTTGGTTTTCACTTTAAATGGTTAATGCATTATCTCTGCATTAGTTTGGAAATAAGCCTTTCTCTTAGAGCCCCTAATAGTCTTACTGCTCTTAGACACTATGCCTAAGTATGAGTTATGAAGCCTGTATAGGGCATGTTGCCATGTTTAGTATGTACTCTATATGTCAAAGCTGGACACATGACTCGTGCTAAGGGATGGGCTCACATAAAGGCTTGAGCAATCtgaagtatactgtatgtttagtttgtttatatatatatatatatatatatatatatatatatatatatatataatacatacataatatacatgtttaaatatatacatgtatatatatatatatactctactCACTGTGATACCTATACCTGCATACCATAGCTTTGCAAATAACAAAGGTTTACAGATATTGAAACTGCTTGCAGACTTTTTGAATGCACATTGTATTCACAATCAGGTATTTACATTTGAAACCCTTGGCTGATAATAGAAGATGAATCACCATTGTCTACTCTGGGTCTCCTCCCAAAGTTACACCTATTCACATTCAAACTTGATCTGCGGACAAGGACATTGTGGGGGTTTTCCTCAATTAGCACACTTTATTCAATCAAAGCCCAAACTGATTATGTCTTGCTTAAAAATCATACTTAATTTAATGGTAAAATTATACTGAAATTGGTTTAGAATTTCTGTTTAATAAAGACATTCTAACGTTaccaacctacagtatattagcCTACTGGTACCACGCTATGCGGAGTGCCTCGTAGTCTCCATCACTTTGTAATTGACCTATTTCAAGCAGCTGGTATCCCTCTGAGCCTCCTCTCAACTCCATTTTGCTTCCCTAGTTTACAGGCCTAACCAACAGCTGTTTCTTTCAGTCAGACATGAATTGAGCAGATACATGCACAGTCTCATACACTCCAGGACCATGCAGTGGTTTAAAAGCTACCTCCATGACATGCAAAATGTAACTTCTATTATAGTAACTATCAAGTGACAAGTTTTTCGTGCAACACTTATTTAAGCAGAATCTGTTTGGGTATTGGAATATTTGCTACTATGGTCTGTGGAAAATCTTAAACAGGAAAACCATGGAGAATTGATCATATTTAAGCTAGGTATTATATGTACCTtattgaaaaacatttattttccaaagatatgtacaacaaaaaacaataatttttctaaattattgtaaataattttaaatgataattacaACATATACAAGTCATCTAAACAAATAGAAAGAAATAGAATCAAAACTCTTTATTTTGAAGACAAATGACTTCTAAATTGGCCAACCGCGAAACAATGGAGCAAGCTTCTAATACCTTAAACTAGTTAAAGCATGTATGCAAAGTATTAACTGTGAACATGGTTTCAAAATGCAAACACgtgcaaattaatttttttctttatttttgttcgtTTGGTTTTTAATACAGTACAAGTTTAACTGAATGTAGTAGCTTTTTAAGTATTCCCAAAATGTTAAGAAAGCAGGGAGTACAAGAAGACAGGCAACATGCAACATTTGAAACCATGCATTAATTGAATGTCGTTAAAGGAGAGACTTGCCACCAGACCTGATAAACCAGATTTATTCATACATTCATGTTATAAAAGTttactcataaaaaaaagtcattcacTCTGGATAGTATTTTTGAATTtacacaaaacataaataagAGTTACTTATTACTGTGTTAGTCcttaaaatgtggaaaactgtAAATAGGAAaagatgcatgtgtgtgtgtgtgtgtgtgtgtgtgggagagagaaagaaatgataAGCAGTAACcttcacaatatacagtataatgcagaGGCTTTCCATAACCCAGAGGCTCACTTTCCATAAACAAAACACCTTAAATGGCCAAATATGTTggatatttttatttccatcccttcaacaacaattaaattaaccatGATTAGTCAGCATACGATTTTCTTGCTTTTGTGTTTAGTTTAGAATGAGCTCCTGCAGAGCTTCACTTTACAGGCATTTAATTAAGTAACATTTACTTTGGGAGTTAGTTTAATTGCTAACTAATCTATATGATAATAAAGGGATGGGCCATTTTGAGACACAGATGTCAGTTAAATATGCAGGACAGAGTAAAAGCCTGAACGAAAGAGTTACATGGTGTGGTCTGAAAGGGCAGTCATATGACTAACACTGATAAGAATTTATCACAGAAGTGGAGCACCAAAGCAGACGCATAAACGATTAATATATTGTACTTGAAACAACAGTTAGTGTCCGTTTTTCTGCCTTAACGTTTTTCCTATTCTTAAGGGAAAGTTGTTTGTTAATGGCTCCAGTCTCTTCACCTTGTTTATGTGTCTCACCTTCCCTGCACATGTGAGACGTCAAAGCTTATCTAAACTCTGTCCCCagttagctttttctttttttaccagCACTGAAACCAGACCTTACTCTCAATCCAACGTATTTGCCCTAAGATAATGGTCTGCTATCAAAATTGTGGGGGGGAACTTTTTCACATGTTTCGCTTTATATAGCAAGAGCATAGTCCACCGTAAACTTTAACTATTTGActggcatgtactgtaaatgacacATGGCACTCTGGATCTAGGTCAAGTGCTGGCAGGGCTTCATTGTTGAGTCATGTATTTGGAAAGGAAGGGCCTCAACCTTCTATTTTCCTC harbors:
- the LOC128518327 gene encoding elongation factor 1-alpha, which translates into the protein MGKEKTHINIVVIGHVDSGKSTTTGHLIYKCGGIDKRTIEKFEKEAAEMGKGSFKYAWVLDKLKAERERGITIDIALWKFETSKYYITIIDAPGHRDFIKNMITGTSQADCAVLIVAGGVGEFEAGISKNGQTREHALLAFTLGVKQLIVGVNKMDSTEPPYSQARFEEITKEVSAYIKKIGYNPAAVAFVPISGWHGDNMLEPSTNMGWFKGWKIERKEGNASGTTLLDALDAILPPSRPTDKPLRLPLQDVYKIGGIGTVPVGRVETGVLKPGMVVTFAPVNVTTEVKSVEMHHESLPEATPGDNVGFNVKNVSVKDIRRGNVAGDSKNDPPMEAGSFNAQVIILNHPGQISMGYAPVLDCHTAHIACKFAELKEKIDRRSGKKLEDNPKSLKSGDAAIVEMIPGKPMCVESFSTYPPLGRFAVRDMRQTVAVGVIKSVEKKAAGAGKVTKSAQKAAKTK